A window from Primulina eburnea isolate SZY01 chromosome 2, ASM2296580v1, whole genome shotgun sequence encodes these proteins:
- the LOC140819930 gene encoding uncharacterized protein, whose protein sequence is MNRSFRAPERGKMGILRMKDNKDEDLALFREMRKQDKDRNSLLSQNSDELDSSMEMVSGGSPLFNIPSATAAPVRKTCRDDFLNSGNDKNDYEWLLTPPGTPLFPSLEMESHKTVMSQLGPPKANPTALKSRLETPQPESSARSNLSSRQAASSPGLNTSTGGLRRPSSSGGPGSRPATPTGRQTVSTQSRSTSIVSTRPSLATSTKTTSTSSSKITSTTSKPTRSATPTSRPALTSTKPIAPPRSITPTSRSTIRSSTPTRSSVPASYSVPRAATPTRRPMTGSSMTSSTVISVKSVISSPSVSKSVSTSDKNLAPMRPSSPVTRPKPWKPSDMPGFSLDAPPNLRTSLSDRPPSVTRGRPGAPSSRSSSIEPVSNGRIRCQSRSPARGRPPNGVIHNSGSSVPVPAVNRLRAKANDNVSPVLIGTKMVDRVMNMRKLIPPKQDDRHSPRSNVSGKSASPDSAGFGRMLSKKSLDMAMRHMDIRRTIPGNLRPLTTNIPASSMYSVRSGPNRGRTASVSDSPLATSSNASSEVSVNNNALCVDGIEPYDDVSSGKCNLYPW, encoded by the exons atgAATCGGAGTTTTAGGGCGCCGGAGAGGGGGAAAATGGGAATCCTGAGAATGAAAGATAACAAAGACGAGGATTTGGCATTGTTTCGTGAAATGCGGAAGCAAGATAAGGATAGGAATAGTCTTCTTTCCCAGAACTCCGACGAGTTGGATTCTTCAATGG AAATGGTATCTGGTGGTTCACCTTTATTTAATATACCATCGGCTACAGCTGCGCCTGtgaggaagacatgcagggaTGATTTTCTCAATTCAGGCAATGATAAAAATGATTATGAATG GCTTTTAACGCCTCCTGGTACTCCTCTTTTTCCTTCACTGGAGATGGAATCTCATAAAACTGTTATGAGTCAGCTGGGACCTCCAAAAGCTAATCCTACAGCACTGAAGTCTAGA CTGGAAACTCCCCAGCCTGAGTCTTCTGCAAGGAGCAATTTATCGTCCAGACAGGCAGCTTCCTCTCCTGGATTGAATACCTCTACTGGAGGTCTCCGCCGACCATCTTCTTCTGGGGGTCCTGGATCAAGACCTGCCACTCCCACAGGACGTCAAACTGTTAGTACGCAATCTAGATCCACCTCGATAGTATCAACGAGACCATCGTTAGCCACATCGACTAAAACAACCTCAACTTCATCATCTAAAATAACATCAACCACATCGAAACCTACAAGATCTGCAACACCTACTTCTCGTCCTGCCTTAACCTCGACAAAACCTATTGCGCCTCCAAGATCTATAACCCCTACTTCAAGGTCTACGATAAGATCTTCAACACCTACAAGATCCTCTGTGCCTGCATCCTACTCTGTTCCTAGGGCCGCAACTCCAACTCGTAGGCCAATGACAGGTTCAAGCATGACAAGCTCGACTGTCATTTCTGTTAAGTCGGTAATTTCTTCTCCTTCGGTTTCCAAGTCCGTTTCTACTTCAGATAAAAATCTGGCGCCGATGCGGCCAAGTTCTCCTGTTACACGACCAAAACCATGGAAGCCTTCAGATATGCCTGGGTTCTCCCTTGATGCCCCACCAAATCTAAGGACATCTCTGTCCGACAGGCCTCCATCAGTCACTAGAGGCAGACCTGGAGCACCAAGCTCTCGATCGTCATCCATCGAACCGGTTTCAAATGGAAGAATCAGATGTCAATCTCGTTCTCCAGCTAGAGGACGGCCTCCTAATGGTGTAATTCATAACAGTGGAAGTTCTGTGCCCGTGCCTGCCGTAAATCGGTTGCGTGCTAAGGCTAATGACAACGTGAGCCCTGTTCTTATTGGGACTAAAATGGTTGACAGGGTGATGAATATGCGGAAACTAATTCCTCCGAAGCAAGATGACAGACACTCACCCCGCAGCAATGTATCTGGAAAGTCTGCTTCACCTGATAGTGCAGGCTTTGGAAGAATGCTCTCCAAGAAATCTTTAGATATGGCTATGAGACATATG GACATAAGGCGAACAATTCCTGGTAATCTACGTCCTCTCACCACCAACATCCCCGCAAGCTCCATGTATAGTGTGAGATCTGGTCCAAACAGAGGCAGAACGGCAAGTGTCTCAGATTCTCCTCTCGCTACAAGTAGTAATGCTAGTTCTGAAGTGAGCGTGAACAACAATGCCCTTTGCGTGGATGGAATCGAACCATATGATGATGTTAGCAGTGGAAAGTGTAATCTTTATCCATGGTGA